The Devosia sp. A16 genome includes a window with the following:
- a CDS encoding ABC transporter permease, whose amino-acid sequence MTDNLTEKAISPMKLDADAVRRVADGKHADESRLRRFVMANRPALGSLLVFVLMIAMFFIGNPGVFSQWSIYRAVLIGLPVVLFVVVPLVYVVTVGEIDLSFPATIGMSGWAFALVVQAGYDPFIGLVAAVATGLFIGLCVGWLVVYANLSSLIATLGMNFMLRGLIQIQTEGRSIALVTLPQSWAYKIFAGEVLGIPLQVVWVLAFVAVCSLIYNRHRFGVRVHIVGDNPDAAQQMGIDVRRVRLQTFVFVGLGASLAGVFAVFINYTWWPTSGDSFLLPGLASVFVGGTAPWGGIGTVIGSAIGAFTVSFIQTGVVGVGLSGFYVQFFYGLIIILSLLGHRWNQVRYR is encoded by the coding sequence ATGACCGACAACCTCACCGAAAAGGCGATTTCGCCGATGAAGCTCGACGCCGATGCGGTGCGCCGTGTCGCGGACGGCAAGCATGCCGATGAGTCGCGCCTGCGCCGCTTCGTCATGGCCAATCGCCCGGCGCTCGGTTCGCTCCTGGTTTTCGTCCTGATGATCGCCATGTTCTTCATCGGCAATCCCGGGGTGTTCTCGCAATGGAGCATCTACCGGGCCGTGCTGATCGGGCTGCCGGTGGTGCTGTTCGTGGTGGTGCCGCTGGTCTATGTGGTGACGGTAGGCGAGATCGACCTTTCCTTCCCCGCTACCATCGGCATGTCCGGCTGGGCCTTCGCGCTGGTGGTGCAGGCCGGGTACGACCCGTTCATCGGGCTCGTCGCCGCCGTTGCCACCGGCCTGTTCATCGGGCTCTGCGTCGGCTGGCTGGTGGTCTATGCCAACCTCTCGTCGCTGATCGCGACGCTGGGCATGAACTTCATGCTGCGCGGGCTGATCCAGATCCAGACCGAGGGGCGTTCGATCGCCCTGGTGACGCTGCCGCAGAGCTGGGCCTACAAGATCTTCGCGGGCGAAGTGCTGGGCATTCCGCTGCAGGTGGTCTGGGTGCTGGCCTTCGTCGCGGTCTGCTCGCTGATCTACAATCGCCACCGCTTCGGCGTGCGCGTCCATATCGTGGGCGACAATCCCGATGCGGCGCAGCAGATGGGCATCGACGTGCGCCGGGTGCGGCTGCAGACCTTCGTGTTCGTCGGCCTGGGCGCCTCGCTCGCCGGGGTGTTCGCGGTGTTCATCAACTACACCTGGTGGCCGACTTCGGGCGACAGCTTCCTGTTGCCAGGCCTCGCCTCGGTGTTCGTCGGTGGCACTGCCCCCTGGGGCGGCATCGGCACGGTGATCGGCAGCGCCATCGGCGCCTTCACCGTGTCGTTCATCCAGACCGGCGTGGTCGGGGTAGGGCTCTCGGGCTTCTACGTGCAATTCTTCTACGGGCTGATCATCATCCTGTCGCTGCTCGGGCACCGGTGGAACCAGGTGCGGTATCGGTAG
- a CDS encoding ATP-binding cassette domain-containing protein, whose product MSKRIIELSNIKKSYGQVYALGGVDLHVDEAEVVGLVGDNGAGKSTLIKILAGAVQPTTGEILVRGKPVSGWNAAKSREAGIETVFQDRALAVQQTITWNIFMGREIVGPLGFLRVSKQREEASRLMREIGFTSKVFGPDSIVGQLSGGERQGVAIARAIYNQADLIILDEPTTALSLTETAKVFHFVEQARAAGRSILFIGHNIHHVYDISDRFVVLDRGRVAAQLSKAELGSAEALIKFMEELAHPAQLEAAARHAGGVA is encoded by the coding sequence TATGCCCTTGGTGGCGTCGACCTGCATGTCGACGAAGCCGAAGTGGTGGGGCTGGTCGGCGATAACGGGGCCGGCAAGTCGACGCTGATCAAGATCCTCGCCGGGGCGGTGCAACCGACCACCGGGGAAATCCTGGTGCGGGGCAAACCGGTCAGCGGCTGGAACGCCGCCAAATCGCGCGAGGCCGGCATCGAAACGGTGTTTCAGGATCGGGCGCTGGCGGTTCAGCAGACCATCACCTGGAACATCTTCATGGGCCGCGAGATCGTCGGTCCGCTCGGCTTCCTCAGGGTGAGCAAGCAACGCGAGGAAGCCTCGCGGCTGATGCGCGAGATCGGCTTCACCTCCAAGGTGTTCGGCCCGGACTCGATCGTGGGGCAACTGTCGGGCGGCGAGCGACAGGGCGTGGCCATCGCTCGCGCCATCTACAACCAGGCCGACCTGATCATCCTCGACGAGCCGACCACGGCGCTGTCGCTGACCGAGACGGCCAAGGTGTTTCACTTCGTCGAGCAGGCGCGGGCGGCGGGGCGCTCCATCCTGTTCATCGGCCACAATATCCACCACGTCTACGACATCTCGGATCGCTTCGTGGTGCTCGATCGCGGTCGCGTCGCAGCGCAACTGAGCAAGGCCGAACTCGGCTCGGCCGAGGCGCTGATCAAATTCATGGAAGAGCTTGCCCATCCCGCTCAGCTCGAGGCGGCGGCTCGACACGCGGGAGGCGTGGCATGA